In a genomic window of [Empedobacter] haloabium:
- a CDS encoding oxidative damage protection protein has protein sequence MARTVHCIKLNKEAEGLDFPPYPGELGKKIYESVSKEAWAAWLKHQTMLVNENRLNLADVRARKYLAAQMEKHFFGEGADQAMGYVPPPA, from the coding sequence ATGGCCCGTACCGTCCACTGCATCAAACTGAACAAGGAAGCCGAAGGCCTGGACTTCCCACCGTACCCGGGTGAGCTGGGCAAGAAGATCTACGAATCCGTGTCCAAGGAAGCCTGGGCCGCGTGGCTCAAGCACCAGACGATGCTGGTCAACGAGAACCGCCTGAACCTGGCGGACGTGCGCGCCCGCAAATACCTGGCCGCGCAGATGGAAAAGCATTTCTTCGGCGAAGGCGCCGACCAGGCGATGGGCTACGTGCCGCCACCGGCCTGA
- the argA gene encoding amino-acid N-acetyltransferase — protein sequence MENPTEFVHWLRSVAPYIHAFRGKTFVIAFPGELVAAGALPVLAHDLSLLHALGIKVVVVYGSRPQVAEQLALRNVEGRFHNGIRITDTAAMECAKEAAGELRLDIEAAFSQGLPNTPMSNAAIRIISGNFVTARPLGVIDGVDLELTGVTRKVDAETIHSILGTGGLILLSPLGFSPTGEAFNLTMEDVAVSAAVALHADKLIFITETEMMRDAAGTDIRELSSHQAEAVLQAGFLAPETAFYLQHAVKACNSGVERSHIVPFAMDGSAMLELFTHDGVGTMISHENLESLRPATIEDVGGIIKLIEPLEADGTLVKRGRELIEREINYFSVIEHDGVIFGCAALYPFPEEKMAEMACLTVNPEVQAQGDGERILKHLENRARASGITKLFVLTTRTAHWFIKRGFVPATVDALPKDRQRMYNWQRKSQVLVKTL from the coding sequence ATGGAAAACCCTACCGAATTCGTCCACTGGCTGCGCTCTGTCGCGCCGTATATCCACGCCTTTCGCGGCAAGACCTTCGTGATCGCCTTCCCGGGCGAACTGGTGGCGGCCGGCGCCCTGCCCGTGCTGGCCCACGACCTGTCGCTGCTGCACGCGCTGGGCATCAAGGTCGTCGTCGTGTACGGCTCGCGCCCGCAGGTCGCCGAACAACTGGCACTGCGTAACGTCGAAGGCCGTTTCCACAACGGCATCCGCATCACCGACACCGCCGCGATGGAATGCGCCAAGGAAGCGGCCGGCGAACTGCGCCTCGATATCGAAGCCGCGTTCAGCCAGGGCCTGCCGAACACGCCGATGTCGAACGCGGCGATACGCATCATCTCCGGCAACTTCGTCACGGCGCGCCCGCTGGGCGTGATCGACGGCGTCGACCTGGAACTGACCGGCGTCACCAGGAAGGTCGATGCCGAGACGATCCACTCGATCCTCGGCACCGGTGGCCTGATCCTGTTGTCGCCGCTGGGCTTCTCGCCCACCGGCGAGGCGTTCAACCTGACGATGGAAGACGTGGCCGTCTCCGCCGCCGTGGCGCTGCACGCCGATAAGCTCATCTTCATCACGGAGACCGAGATGATGCGCGACGCGGCCGGCACCGATATCCGCGAGCTGTCCTCGCACCAGGCCGAAGCCGTGCTGCAGGCCGGCTTCCTGGCGCCCGAGACGGCGTTCTACCTGCAGCATGCGGTGAAAGCCTGCAACAGCGGCGTGGAGCGCTCGCACATCGTGCCGTTCGCGATGGACGGTTCGGCCATGCTGGAACTGTTCACCCACGACGGCGTGGGCACGATGATCAGCCACGAGAACCTGGAAAGCCTGCGACCTGCCACAATTGAGGACGTCGGCGGGATTATCAAGCTGATCGAGCCGCTGGAAGCGGACGGCACCCTGGTCAAGCGCGGCCGCGAGCTGATCGAACGGGAAATCAATTACTTCTCCGTCATCGAGCACGACGGCGTGATCTTCGGCTGCGCCGCGCTGTATCCGTTCCCGGAAGAGAAAATGGCGGAAATGGCATGCCTGACCGTCAACCCCGAAGTGCAGGCCCAGGGCGACGGCGAACGCATCCTGAAGCACCTGGAGAACCGCGCGCGCGCCTCCGGCATCACCAAGCTGTTCGTGCTGACGACGCGCACGGCGCACTGGTTCATCAAGCGCGGCTTCGTGCCCGCCACCGTGGACGCGCTGCCGAAGGACCGCCAGCGCATGTACAACTGGCAGCGCAAGTCCCAGGTGCTGGTGAAAACCTTATAA
- a CDS encoding CHAD domain-containing protein → MLTKTDLPVKAEPVRLRRDMTLEDAYRRIGLNCLRQIRANQAGAQRRSIESLHQMRVGLRRLRAALDLFDNLVALPARQREGLDALAQQLGATRDWDVLATSTLAGFDAEGAAAAQIAPLQAAAQERSARSHTALGAALEAPVHDQLLAEVEDWFEQRRWRDEPDFEAGALEQKAKRGAVPLLAHAQRRLRKRARGLGLERAPHAQAPTGDSEHVDATNADAAHARHRVRIAAKKARYAAEFFQSVLPGRQTKRYIASLSSLQDRLGELNDLAVAEGLLAQLGEHPGRNGIAREHIMFARGFAAARTAAGVQALRKPLKRLVRQKPVK, encoded by the coding sequence ATGCTGACCAAGACCGATTTGCCCGTGAAAGCCGAACCCGTGCGCCTGCGACGGGACATGACCCTGGAAGACGCCTACCGCCGCATCGGCCTGAACTGCCTGCGCCAGATCCGTGCCAACCAGGCCGGCGCGCAACGCCGTTCGATCGAAAGCCTGCACCAGATGCGCGTGGGGCTGCGGCGCCTGCGCGCCGCGCTCGACCTGTTCGACAACCTGGTCGCGCTGCCCGCGCGCCAGCGCGAAGGCCTGGACGCGCTGGCGCAGCAGCTGGGCGCCACGCGCGACTGGGACGTGCTGGCCACCAGCACGCTGGCCGGTTTCGATGCCGAGGGCGCCGCCGCCGCGCAGATCGCGCCGCTGCAGGCGGCCGCGCAGGAACGCTCGGCACGCAGCCACACGGCGCTGGGCGCCGCGCTGGAAGCCCCGGTGCATGACCAGTTGCTGGCGGAAGTGGAGGACTGGTTCGAGCAGCGCCGCTGGCGCGACGAGCCCGATTTCGAGGCCGGGGCGCTGGAACAGAAGGCCAAACGGGGCGCCGTGCCGTTGCTGGCCCATGCGCAGCGCCGCTTGCGCAAGCGTGCCAGGGGATTGGGGCTGGAGCGCGCGCCGCACGCGCAAGCACCGACCGGCGACTCGGAACATGTCGATGCGACCAATGCGGATGCGGCCCATGCGCGCCATCGCGTGCGCATCGCGGCCAAGAAGGCACGCTATGCGGCGGAATTCTTCCAGTCGGTGCTGCCGGGCCGGCAGACGAAACGCTACATCGCCAGCCTGTCGTCACTGCAGGACCGGCTGGGGGAGCTGAACGACCTGGCGGTGGCGGAGGGCCTGCTGGCGCAGCTGGGCGAGCACCCGGGCCGCAACGGCATCGCGCGCGAGCACATCATGTTCGCCCGCGGCTTCGCCGCCGCGCGCACCGCCGCCGGGGTGCAGGCGCTGCGCAAGCCGCTCAAGCGGCTGGTCAGGCAGAAGCCGGTGAAGTAA
- a CDS encoding glycoside hydrolase family 5 protein, with protein sequence MSALLSRTLMALAVGATPAAFAQSCGSGGGATVCLSASGSGSAVQLSWTTNGTVSAVQVYRDTDSDVAGRTRIAQLAGSASGYTDSGAVPGRAYWYWIKFTTGGGSFNSGVARAVRVGVMRNLASPQLAATMAPGWNLGNALEAIGGTYVWGSTNFNEAAWGNAPATQALFNGIKAAGYKSVRIPVSWKQYADANDNISPQWMTRVTEVVNYAHAAGLVAMINVHWDGGWLQPTYARQREANARLAKFWTQIANNFRNHDDTLLFAGTNEVMVDGDYNAPTVEYCDVQRGFNQLFVDTVRASGGNNARRHLVVQGFNTNIDYANNCNATPPTDPVAGRLMMEVHYYDPYDFTLDANSGSWKWGQAANPGGWANESYTDAQFQKMKQRFIDKGIPVLLGEYAAMLRTEYDAAGTYRKYWDQYITRSAFTHGLVPMYWDNGSLENHQSGLFNRATGALVYPDVSNAIVNAAK encoded by the coding sequence ATGAGTGCATTGCTATCCAGGACCTTGATGGCGCTGGCGGTCGGCGCCACGCCAGCGGCTTTTGCCCAGAGCTGCGGCAGCGGCGGCGGCGCCACCGTGTGCCTGTCCGCCAGCGGCAGCGGCAGCGCCGTCCAGCTCAGCTGGACCACCAACGGCACGGTCAGCGCCGTCCAGGTCTACCGCGACACCGACAGCGACGTGGCTGGCCGCACCCGCATCGCCCAGCTGGCCGGCAGCGCCAGCGGCTACACGGACAGCGGCGCCGTCCCCGGCCGGGCCTACTGGTACTGGATCAAGTTCACGACAGGCGGCGGCAGCTTCAATTCCGGCGTCGCCAGGGCCGTGCGGGTGGGCGTCATGCGCAACCTCGCCAGCCCGCAGCTGGCGGCGACGATGGCGCCCGGCTGGAACCTGGGCAATGCGCTGGAGGCGATCGGCGGTACCTACGTGTGGGGCAGCACGAATTTCAACGAGGCGGCCTGGGGCAACGCGCCGGCCACGCAGGCACTGTTCAACGGCATCAAGGCGGCGGGCTACAAGAGCGTGCGCATTCCGGTCTCGTGGAAGCAGTATGCCGACGCCAACGACAATATCAGCCCGCAGTGGATGACGCGGGTGACGGAGGTCGTCAACTACGCCCATGCCGCCGGGCTGGTCGCCATGATCAACGTGCACTGGGACGGCGGCTGGCTGCAGCCGACCTATGCCCGCCAGAGGGAAGCCAACGCGCGCCTGGCGAAGTTCTGGACGCAGATCGCCAACAACTTCCGCAACCACGACGACACGCTGCTGTTCGCCGGCACCAACGAGGTGATGGTGGACGGCGACTACAACGCGCCGACGGTCGAATATTGCGACGTGCAGCGCGGCTTCAATCAGCTCTTCGTCGACACGGTGCGGGCCAGCGGCGGCAACAACGCCAGGCGCCACCTGGTGGTCCAGGGCTTCAACACCAATATCGACTACGCCAACAACTGCAACGCCACGCCGCCGACCGATCCGGTGGCGGGCCGCCTGATGATGGAAGTGCATTACTACGATCCGTACGACTTCACCCTGGACGCCAACTCGGGCAGCTGGAAGTGGGGCCAGGCCGCCAATCCGGGCGGCTGGGCCAACGAGTCGTACACGGACGCCCAGTTCCAGAAGATGAAGCAGCGCTTCATCGATAAGGGCATTCCCGTACTGCTGGGCGAATACGCGGCGATGCTGCGCACCGAATACGACGCGGCCGGCACCTACCGCAAGTACTGGGACCAGTACATCACCCGCTCCGCCTTCACGCACGGCCTGGTGCCGATGTACTGGGACAACGGCTCGCTGGAGAACCACCAGTCAGGCCTGTTCAACCGCGCCACCGGCGCGCTGGTCTATCCGGACGTCAGCAACGCCATCGTCAACGCCGCCAAATAA
- a CDS encoding chemotaxis response regulator protein-glutamate methylesterase, which translates to MQNSIGVLVVDDSAVVRKVVGALLQAAPGIHLLHAVADPLLAIERMKHHWPDVIVLDVEMPRMDGITFLRKIMAERPTPVVICSTQTERGAETTVAAMAAGAVSVIAKPRLGLKEFLVDSGDELVAAVRAAAQANVKRLAARASVAVAAPHAPVKLTADAILPAASDSRAPLQTTERIVAIGTSTGGTQALEEVLTALPRVTPGIVIVQHMPEKFTAAFAERLDQVCQIRVAEARHNDRVLPGHALIAPGGRHMLLRRDGAQYFVEVIDGPLVNRHRPSVDVLFRSVARNAGANALGVIMTGMGDDGAAGLLEMRKAGARTIAQDEESCVVYGMPKEAVKRGGVEKTVALKAIDREILAQLGR; encoded by the coding sequence ATGCAGAACAGTATCGGCGTGCTGGTGGTGGACGATTCGGCGGTGGTGCGCAAGGTGGTCGGCGCGCTGCTGCAGGCGGCGCCCGGCATCCACCTGCTGCACGCGGTCGCCGATCCGCTGCTGGCGATCGAACGCATGAAGCACCACTGGCCGGACGTCATCGTGCTGGACGTGGAAATGCCGCGCATGGACGGCATCACCTTCCTGCGCAAGATCATGGCCGAGCGGCCGACACCCGTGGTGATCTGCTCGACCCAGACCGAGCGCGGCGCCGAGACGACCGTGGCGGCGATGGCCGCCGGGGCGGTGTCCGTCATCGCCAAGCCGCGCCTGGGCCTGAAGGAATTCCTGGTCGACAGCGGCGACGAGCTGGTGGCCGCGGTGCGCGCCGCCGCGCAGGCCAACGTCAAGCGCCTGGCCGCGCGCGCCTCCGTGGCCGTGGCGGCGCCGCACGCACCCGTCAAGCTGACGGCGGACGCGATCCTGCCGGCCGCGAGCGACTCGCGCGCGCCGTTGCAGACGACCGAGCGCATCGTGGCCATCGGCACCTCGACCGGCGGCACGCAGGCGCTGGAAGAGGTGCTGACGGCGCTGCCGCGCGTCACGCCCGGCATCGTCATCGTGCAGCACATGCCGGAAAAATTCACGGCGGCGTTCGCCGAGCGGCTCGACCAGGTATGCCAGATCCGGGTGGCGGAAGCGCGCCACAACGACCGCGTGCTGCCGGGCCACGCCTTGATCGCGCCAGGCGGGCGGCACATGCTGCTGCGCCGTGACGGCGCGCAGTATTTCGTCGAGGTGATCGACGGCCCGCTGGTGAACCGGCACCGGCCGTCGGTGGACGTGCTGTTCCGCTCCGTGGCCCGCAACGCCGGCGCCAACGCGCTGGGCGTCATCATGACGGGCATGGGCGACGATGGCGCCGCCGGCCTGCTGGAGATGCGCAAGGCCGGCGCGCGCACCATCGCGCAGGATGAAGAGAGCTGCGTCGTGTATGGCATGCCGAAGGAGGCGGTCAAGCGCGGCGGGGTGGAGAAGACGGTGGCGTTGAAGGCGATCGACCGGGAGATCCTGGCGCAACTGGGGCGCTGA
- a CDS encoding diguanylate cyclase, with protein sequence MADSVRLELLESVLEAVSVGAIVLDAGRRVVLWNKWMSRHSGCAAHEALGSDLFELLPELRGTRVQAAVTQALQNNFSSLLSQTLNRSPFPLYSNPAAQARGERMQQAVAVTPLTVAGARHCLIQLSDVSLAAGREKLLREQTELLRMQTFSDGLTGIANRRAFDVAIDREVRRAKRGGGKVSLLMIDIDYFKPYNDHYGHQQGDQCLIQVSSALQALLQRSVDMLARYGGEEFAVILPDNDAQQAMQMARTLHQRVLSLALPHEYAGGPDKQVTVSIGIATLAADRQAEVPALIGAADHALYDAKRQGRNRIVAAPPELL encoded by the coding sequence ATGGCCGATTCCGTTCGTCTCGAGTTGCTGGAAAGCGTGCTGGAAGCGGTCAGCGTCGGCGCGATCGTGCTCGATGCCGGCCGCCGCGTCGTCTTGTGGAACAAGTGGATGAGCCGGCATTCCGGCTGCGCCGCGCACGAAGCCCTGGGCAGCGACCTGTTCGAGCTGCTGCCGGAACTGCGCGGCACCCGCGTGCAGGCTGCCGTCACGCAGGCACTGCAGAACAATTTCTCGTCGCTGCTGTCGCAGACCTTGAACCGCTCGCCCTTCCCCCTGTATTCGAATCCGGCCGCGCAGGCGCGCGGCGAACGGATGCAGCAGGCTGTCGCCGTCACGCCGCTGACCGTCGCCGGCGCGCGCCATTGCCTGATCCAGCTGTCCGACGTCAGCCTCGCGGCGGGGCGCGAGAAACTGCTGCGCGAACAGACCGAGCTGCTGCGCATGCAGACATTCTCGGACGGCCTGACCGGCATCGCCAACCGGCGCGCCTTCGACGTGGCGATCGACCGCGAAGTGCGCCGCGCCAAGCGCGGCGGCGGCAAGGTGTCGCTCCTGATGATCGACATCGACTACTTCAAGCCCTACAACGACCATTACGGCCATCAGCAGGGCGACCAGTGCCTGATCCAGGTTTCCAGCGCACTGCAGGCGCTGCTGCAGCGCTCCGTCGACATGCTGGCGCGCTACGGCGGCGAGGAATTCGCCGTGATCCTGCCGGACAACGACGCCCAGCAGGCCATGCAGATGGCGCGCACCCTGCACCAGCGCGTACTGAGCCTGGCGCTGCCGCACGAGTACGCGGGCGGTCCGGACAAGCAGGTCACCGTCAGCATCGGCATCGCCACCCTGGCGGCGGACCGCCAGGCCGAGGTGCCGGCCCTGATCGGCGCGGCCGACCATGCGCTGTACGACGCCAAGCGCCAGGGCCGCAACCGCATCGTGGCGGCACCGCCGGAGCTGCTGTAA
- a CDS encoding chemotaxis protein CheC, whose translation MVELSELEHDALVEIFNIGVGQAAAAMSGIVGEEVTMSVPSITFLSRSEAAQLLEQAHRRNGTAEARDDARICGVSQHYEGAFQTEAILMFPEDKSLEIVRLMVGESVPLDELTEMEQEAMSEIGNIILNSCVGTLANLFQHELHGSLPVYQVGSGDEILDATGARAETVVMMLHIDFILEKHQIHGYVAFILDVTALHDLKEQIDRYLARAMGQH comes from the coding sequence ATGGTCGAACTGTCCGAACTGGAACACGACGCCCTCGTCGAGATCTTCAATATCGGCGTCGGCCAGGCCGCGGCCGCGATGAGCGGCATCGTCGGCGAGGAAGTGACGATGTCGGTGCCCTCGATCACCTTCCTGTCGCGCAGCGAGGCGGCCCAGCTGCTGGAGCAGGCGCACCGCAGGAACGGCACGGCCGAGGCGCGCGACGACGCGCGCATCTGCGGCGTCAGCCAGCACTACGAGGGCGCCTTCCAGACCGAAGCCATCCTGATGTTCCCGGAAGATAAAAGCCTGGAGATCGTGCGCCTGATGGTGGGCGAGAGCGTGCCGCTGGACGAGCTGACGGAGATGGAACAGGAGGCGATGAGCGAGATCGGCAACATCATCCTGAATTCCTGCGTCGGCACGCTGGCCAACCTGTTCCAGCACGAGCTGCACGGTTCCCTGCCCGTCTACCAGGTGGGCAGCGGCGACGAGATCCTGGATGCCACCGGCGCCCGCGCCGAAACGGTGGTCATGATGCTGCACATCGACTTCATCCTGGAAAAGCACCAGATCCATGGCTACGTGGCGTTCATCCTCGACGTGACCGCGCTGCACGACCTGAAGGAACAGATCGACCGCTACCTGGCCCGCGCGATGGGGCAGCACTGA
- a CDS encoding protein-glutamate O-methyltransferase CheR has translation MSAYPISEREFAQFQRFIFDIAGITMSDAKKALVSGRLAKRLAHHGMASYEAYFGMLSSGRHKEEVQIAVDLLTTNETYFFREARHFELLKSAAEAARPNLRANAPFRVWSAACSSGEEPYSIAMVLADTLGNAPWEVLGSDISTRVLDRARTGHYPMERASHVPPDYLRRFCLKGIAEQQGTMLVERALRSRVQYRHVNLNTSLPDLGQFDVIFLRNVMIYFNGDTKRQVVARVTSQLKPGGHFIIGHSETLNEISDAVRPVIPSVYRKAA, from the coding sequence ATGAGCGCCTACCCGATCAGCGAACGCGAGTTCGCCCAGTTCCAGCGCTTCATCTTCGACATCGCCGGCATTACGATGTCCGACGCGAAGAAGGCGCTGGTCAGTGGCCGCCTGGCCAAGCGGCTGGCGCATCACGGCATGGCCAGCTATGAAGCCTACTTCGGCATGCTGTCGAGTGGCCGCCACAAGGAAGAGGTGCAGATCGCCGTCGACCTCCTGACGACGAACGAGACCTATTTCTTCCGCGAGGCGCGTCACTTCGAGCTGCTCAAGTCGGCCGCCGAGGCGGCCCGGCCGAACCTGCGCGCCAACGCGCCGTTCCGCGTGTGGAGCGCCGCCTGCTCGTCCGGCGAGGAGCCGTACAGCATCGCGATGGTGCTGGCCGACACGCTGGGCAATGCGCCGTGGGAAGTGCTGGGATCGGACATCAGCACGCGCGTGCTGGACCGGGCCCGCACGGGCCACTATCCGATGGAGCGCGCGTCGCACGTGCCGCCGGATTACCTGCGCCGCTTCTGCCTGAAGGGCATCGCCGAGCAGCAGGGCACGATGCTGGTCGAACGCGCGCTGCGCAGCCGGGTGCAGTACCGCCACGTCAACCTGAACACGAGCCTGCCCGACCTGGGCCAGTTCGACGTGATCTTCCTGCGCAACGTGATGATCTACTTTAATGGCGACACCAAGCGCCAGGTTGTCGCACGCGTGACGTCGCAGTTGAAGCCGGGCGGCCATTTCATCATCGGCCATTCCGAAACGCTGAACGAAATCAGCGACGCGGTGCGTCCCGTGATCCCGTCCGTGTATCGCAAGGCGGCGTGA
- the rpiA gene encoding ribose-5-phosphate isomerase RpiA: protein MTQDELKQATARAAIDYVVDGEIIGVGTGSTANFFIDELARIKDRIKGTVASSEATAARLAGHGIPVFDLNEVESIAVYIDGADEINAQGAMIKGGGAALTREKIVASVSKQFVCIADGSKLVETLGKFALPVEVLPMARNAVMRRLAALGGQPKVRTKAGSDEAFVTDNGGNIIDVAGLSITDPVALETQINQIVGVVAVGLFAARGADVCLLGTADGVRKLQY from the coding sequence ATGACTCAAGACGAACTGAAACAAGCCACCGCCCGCGCCGCCATCGACTACGTCGTCGACGGCGAGATCATCGGTGTCGGCACCGGCTCGACCGCCAACTTCTTCATCGACGAGCTGGCCAGGATCAAGGACCGCATCAAGGGCACCGTGGCGTCGTCGGAAGCGACGGCCGCGCGCCTGGCCGGCCACGGCATCCCCGTGTTCGACCTGAACGAGGTCGAATCGATCGCCGTCTATATCGACGGCGCCGACGAGATCAACGCCCAGGGCGCGATGATCAAGGGCGGCGGCGCCGCGCTGACGCGCGAGAAGATCGTCGCTTCCGTGTCGAAGCAGTTCGTCTGCATCGCCGACGGCTCCAAGCTGGTCGAGACGCTGGGCAAGTTCGCGCTGCCGGTGGAAGTGCTGCCGATGGCGCGCAACGCGGTCATGCGCCGCCTGGCCGCGCTGGGCGGCCAGCCGAAGGTGCGCACCAAGGCCGGCTCGGACGAAGCGTTCGTCACGGACAACGGCGGCAACATCATCGACGTGGCCGGCCTGTCGATCACCGATCCGGTGGCGCTGGAAACGCAGATCAACCAGATCGTCGGCGTCGTCGCCGTCGGCCTGTTCGCCGCGCGTGGCGCCGACGTCTGCCTGCTCGGCACGGCGGACGGCGTGCGCAAGCTGCAGTACTGA
- a CDS encoding response regulator, which produces MPNTTVLIVDDSRVSRLVTRQHILARHADWTIAEAANGEDALAQAPALQPQLVLLDVNMPGMGGVAAAEQLRKLLPQAHISLLTANVQDATRQRAQDLGIGFMEKPITEERIARLIAPLEA; this is translated from the coding sequence ATGCCGAACACCACCGTATTGATCGTCGACGACAGCCGTGTTTCCCGCCTGGTCACGCGGCAGCATATCCTGGCGCGCCACGCCGACTGGACTATTGCCGAGGCCGCCAATGGCGAGGATGCCCTGGCGCAGGCGCCGGCGCTGCAGCCGCAACTGGTGCTGCTGGACGTGAACATGCCGGGCATGGGCGGCGTGGCGGCGGCCGAGCAGCTGCGCAAGCTGCTGCCGCAGGCGCACATCTCGCTGCTGACGGCCAACGTGCAGGATGCCACCCGCCAGCGCGCCCAGGACCTGGGCATCGGCTTCATGGAAAAGCCCATCACCGAAGAGCGCATCGCCCGCCTGATCGCGCCGCTGGAAGCCTGA